A window from Megalobrama amblycephala isolate DHTTF-2021 linkage group LG21, ASM1881202v1, whole genome shotgun sequence encodes these proteins:
- the nrtn gene encoding neurturin encodes MKLWKFAAIGLILCGATLPLIVLKTTPSSRALPPPPHRRASSSSFSPPSSSFTHSNSSPSIGVGGRQRRVRSADGGNSFVSEFMEMFQSFTEGELKQVIGTLVERKARRDAQQSKRTKRAKKRAKPCSLREVEVTVSQLGLGYVSDETIVFHYCSGKCTNSRKNYDLTLAFMKRSRLLTKDQKDKARHSPCCRPTAYEEDISFLDNFNRYHTIQEFSAQACGCV; translated from the exons ATGAAGTTATGGAAGTTTGCTGCCATCGGCCTGATTCTCTGTGGTGCTACACTTCCCCTGATTGTCCTTAAAACCACTCCCTCTTCCAGAGCCCTGCCCCCTCCTCCCCACCGCAGAGCTTCATCCTCATCATTTTCACCACCATCATCTTCATTTACACACAGTAATTCGTCACCTTCCATTGGGGTAGGTGGGCGGCAACGGAGGGTCAGATCAGCTGACGGAGGAAACTCTTTCGTCTCAGAAT TCATGGAGATGTTCCAGAGCTTCACAGAAGGCGAGCTGAAGCAGGTCATTGGGACACTGGTGGAAAGGAAAGCCCGTAGAGATGCCCAGCAGAGCAAAAGGACTAAACGGGCTAAAAAGCGAGCCAAACCCTGCTCTCTGCGGGAGGTGGAGGTGACGGTCAGTCAGCTGGGGTTGGGCTACGTCAGTGACGAGACTATAGTCTTCCATTACTGCAGCGGAAAGTGCACCAATAGTCGCAAAAACTATGACCTGACTCTGGCGTTCATGAAGCGCTCGCGGCTGCTCACAAAGGACCAGAAGGACAAGGCTCGCCACAGCCCCTGCTGTCGGCCCACGGCGTACGAGGAGGACATCTCCTTCCTCGATAACTTCAATCGATACCACACGATCCAAGAGTTTTCGGCCCAAGCATGTGGGTGCGTCTGA